A single region of the Cinclus cinclus chromosome 10, bCinCin1.1, whole genome shotgun sequence genome encodes:
- the RFC4 gene encoding replication factor C subunit 4 — protein MQAFLKGPASISTKPVAAKEKSAAGSSGEGKRTKPIPWVEKYRPKNVDEVAFQDEVVAVLKKSLEGADLPNLLFYGPPGTGKTSTILAAARELFGPDLFRQRVLELNASDERGIQVIREKVKAFAQLTASGSRSDGKMCPPFKIVILDEADSMTSAAQAALRRTMEKESKTTRFCLICNYISRIIEPLTSRCSKFRFKPLSDSIQQQRLLDVSEKEHVKISNEAVSYLVKVSEGDLRKAITFLQSATRLMGGKEITEKIITEIAGVIPKETIDELLLGCQSGSFEKLETLAKNLISEGFAVAQLVNQLHDTVVESEDYSDKQKSAIVEKLAEVDKCLADGADEFLQLVSLCALVMQQLTQNT, from the exons ATGCAGGCCTTCCTCAAGGGCCCGGCCTCTATCAGCACCAAGCCCGTCGCTGCCAAGGAAAAGAGCGCGGCAGGGAGCAGCGGGGAGGGCAAGAGGACCAAACCTATCCCCTGGGTGGAGAAATA TCGCCCCAAAAATGTGGATGAAGTTGCCTTCCAGGATGAAGTTGTAGCCGTGCTGAAGAAGTCCCTGGAAGGTGCTGAT CTTCCCAATCTGTTGTTCTATGGCCCACCTGGAACTGGGAAGACTTCCACTATTTTAGCAGCTGCTAGAGAACTGTTTGG GCCTGATTTATTCCGGCAAAGAGTCCTTGAGTTAAATGCTTCTGATGAGCGTGGGATCCAAGTGATTCGGGAAAAAGTGAAGGCTTTTGCTCAGCTAACGGCATCTGGAAGCCGTTCAGA TGGTAAAATGTGTCCTCCTTTTAAAATTGTGATCCTGGATGAAGCAGACTCTATGACTTCAGCAGCCCAGGCAGCCTTAAGACGCACAATggaaaaagaatctaaaacaACACGTTTCTGTCTTATTTGTAACTACATCAGCAG aatAATTGAACCTTTAACATCTCGATGCTCCAAATTCCGCTTCAAGCCTTTGTCTGACAGTATCCAACAGCAGAGGCTGTTGGATGTTTCTGAGAAGGAACATGTGAAAATCAGTAATGAG GCAGTATCGTACCTGGTGAAAGTGTCAGAAGGGGACTTAAGAAAAGCAATTACTTTCCTTCAAAGTGCCACTCGCCTAATGGGTGGGAAGGAGATCACAGAGAAGATAATCACTGAAATTGCTGGG GTCATCCCCAAAGAAACAATTGATGAGCTGCTATTGGGCTGCCAGAGTGGTTCCTTTGAGAAACTAGAAACACTGGCAAAG AATCTCATCAGTGAGGGGTTTGCTGTTGCTCAGCTTGTAAACCAGCTGCATGACACTGTTGTGGAGAGCGAAGATTACAGTGACAAGCAGAAATCTGCCATAGTTGAGAAACTTGCA GAAGTGGACAAATGCCTGGCAGATGGTGCTGATGAATTCTTGCAGCTGGTGAGTCTCTGTGCCCTTGTGatgcagcagctcacacagaACACCTGA
- the EIF4A2 gene encoding eukaryotic initiation factor 4A-II isoform X2 has translation MSGGSADYSRYDHGGPEGMEPDGVIESNWNEIVDNFDDMNLKESLLRGIYAYGFEKPSAIQQRAIIPCIKGYDVIAQAQSGTGKTATFAISILQQLEIDLKESQALVLAPTRELAQQIQKVILALGDYMGATCHACIGGTNVRNEMQKLQAEAPHIVVGTPGRVFDMLNRRYLSPKWIKMFVLDEADEMLSRGFKDQIYEIFQKLSTNIQVVLLSATMPMDVLEVTKKFMRDPIRILVKKEELTLEGIKQFYINVEREEWKLDTLCDLYETLTITQAVIFLNTRRKVDWLTEKMHARDFTVSALHGDMDQKERDVIMREFRSGSSRVLITTDLLARGIDVQQVSLVINYDLPTNRENYIHRIGRGGRFGRKGVAINFVTEEDKRILRDIETFYNTTVEEMPMNVADLI, from the exons ATGTCAGGTGGCTCCGCGGATTATAGCAGGTATG ACCATGGCGGCCCGGAGGGAATGGAGCCCGATGGTGTCATCGAG AGCAATTGGAATGAGATTGTTGACAATTTCGATGATATGAATTTAAAAGAATCCCTTCTAAGGGGCATTTATGCTTATGGTTTTGAGAAGCCTTCAGCTATTCAGCAGAGAGCTATTATTCCATGCATCAAAG GGTATGATGTGATTGCTCAAGCTCAGTCAGGTACTGGCAAGACAGCCACATTTGCTATTTCCATCCTGCAGCAGTTGGAGATTGATCTCAAGGAGTCCCAGGCACTAGTATTGGCCCCTACCAGAGAACTGGCTCAACAG ATTCAGAAGGTAATCCTGGCCCTTGGAGACTACATGGGAGCAACATGCCATGCTTGTATTGGTGGTACAAATGTGCGCAATGAAATGCAGAAACTCCAGGCTGAGGCTCCACACATCGTGGTGGGAACTCCAGGGCGTGTGTTTGATATGTTAAACAGGCGCTATCTTT CTCCGAAATGGATCAAAATGTTTGTTCTGGATGAAGCTGATGAAATGTTGAGCCGTGGATTTAAGGATCAAATTTATGAGATCTTTCAAAAACTAAGCACAAACATCCAG GTTGTGTTGCTGTCAGCTACAATGCCAATGGATGTGTTGGAAGTGACCAAAAAGTTCATGAGAGATCCCATCCGTATTTTGGTGAAGAAGGAAGAACTGACTCTGGAGGGTATCAAGCAGTTCTACATTAATGTTGAGAGAGAG GAATGGAAGCTGGATACTCTCTGTGATCTGTATGAGACACTGACCATTACACAGGCTGTTATTTTCCTGAATACAAGGAGAAAAGTAGACTGGCTTACAGAGAAAATGCATGCCAGGGACTTCACAGTCTCAGCTCTG CATGGTGACATGGACCAGAAGGAACGGGATGTTATCATGAGAGAGTTCAGGTCAGGGTCCAGCCGTGTCCTGATCACTACTGACTTGTTG GCTCGTGGCATTGATGTGCAGCAAGTGTCCCTGGTTATCAATTACGACCTGCCGACCAATCGTGAGAATTACATTCACAG AATTGGCCGGGGTGGCCGTTTTGGCAGAAAAGGTGTGGCTATCAATTTTGTCACTGAAGAGGACAAGAGGATCCTGAGAGACATTGAGACTTTCTACAATACTACAGTGGAGGAGATGCCGATGAATGTGGCTGATCTCATTTAG
- the EIF4A2 gene encoding eukaryotic initiation factor 4A-II isoform X1 gives MSGGSADYSRDHGGPEGMEPDGVIESNWNEIVDNFDDMNLKESLLRGIYAYGFEKPSAIQQRAIIPCIKGYDVIAQAQSGTGKTATFAISILQQLEIDLKESQALVLAPTRELAQQIQKVILALGDYMGATCHACIGGTNVRNEMQKLQAEAPHIVVGTPGRVFDMLNRRYLSPKWIKMFVLDEADEMLSRGFKDQIYEIFQKLSTNIQVVLLSATMPMDVLEVTKKFMRDPIRILVKKEELTLEGIKQFYINVEREEWKLDTLCDLYETLTITQAVIFLNTRRKVDWLTEKMHARDFTVSALHGDMDQKERDVIMREFRSGSSRVLITTDLLARGIDVQQVSLVINYDLPTNRENYIHRIGRGGRFGRKGVAINFVTEEDKRILRDIETFYNTTVEEMPMNVADLI, from the exons ATGTCAGGTGGCTCCGCGGATTATAGCAG AGACCATGGCGGCCCGGAGGGAATGGAGCCCGATGGTGTCATCGAG AGCAATTGGAATGAGATTGTTGACAATTTCGATGATATGAATTTAAAAGAATCCCTTCTAAGGGGCATTTATGCTTATGGTTTTGAGAAGCCTTCAGCTATTCAGCAGAGAGCTATTATTCCATGCATCAAAG GGTATGATGTGATTGCTCAAGCTCAGTCAGGTACTGGCAAGACAGCCACATTTGCTATTTCCATCCTGCAGCAGTTGGAGATTGATCTCAAGGAGTCCCAGGCACTAGTATTGGCCCCTACCAGAGAACTGGCTCAACAG ATTCAGAAGGTAATCCTGGCCCTTGGAGACTACATGGGAGCAACATGCCATGCTTGTATTGGTGGTACAAATGTGCGCAATGAAATGCAGAAACTCCAGGCTGAGGCTCCACACATCGTGGTGGGAACTCCAGGGCGTGTGTTTGATATGTTAAACAGGCGCTATCTTT CTCCGAAATGGATCAAAATGTTTGTTCTGGATGAAGCTGATGAAATGTTGAGCCGTGGATTTAAGGATCAAATTTATGAGATCTTTCAAAAACTAAGCACAAACATCCAG GTTGTGTTGCTGTCAGCTACAATGCCAATGGATGTGTTGGAAGTGACCAAAAAGTTCATGAGAGATCCCATCCGTATTTTGGTGAAGAAGGAAGAACTGACTCTGGAGGGTATCAAGCAGTTCTACATTAATGTTGAGAGAGAG GAATGGAAGCTGGATACTCTCTGTGATCTGTATGAGACACTGACCATTACACAGGCTGTTATTTTCCTGAATACAAGGAGAAAAGTAGACTGGCTTACAGAGAAAATGCATGCCAGGGACTTCACAGTCTCAGCTCTG CATGGTGACATGGACCAGAAGGAACGGGATGTTATCATGAGAGAGTTCAGGTCAGGGTCCAGCCGTGTCCTGATCACTACTGACTTGTTG GCTCGTGGCATTGATGTGCAGCAAGTGTCCCTGGTTATCAATTACGACCTGCCGACCAATCGTGAGAATTACATTCACAG AATTGGCCGGGGTGGCCGTTTTGGCAGAAAAGGTGTGGCTATCAATTTTGTCACTGAAGAGGACAAGAGGATCCTGAGAGACATTGAGACTTTCTACAATACTACAGTGGAGGAGATGCCGATGAATGTGGCTGATCTCATTTAG